The Pongo abelii isolate AG06213 chromosome 19, NHGRI_mPonAbe1-v2.0_pri, whole genome shotgun sequence genome includes the window AAGGGCTGTTCCTCATATACAAGTTACATAAATATTCTCTGTAGAGACTTTTaagttgaattttaaaacttgctttcctTATTTGtgaacttaacatttttttcctcctaaaaatgctttaaaaatgtttttaaaatgctttaaaaatgttttcaaagataGATGTGGTTAAATAGGaatccaagttaaaaaaaaaaattgtgcctgatgcagtggctcatgccttaatctcaccactttgggaaaccaaggtgggaggatcgcttgaggccaggagctggagaccagcctgggtaacatagcaagaccctgtctataaaaaattggttttttgccgggcgcagtggctcacacctgtaatccgagcactttgggaggccgaggcgggcagatcacaaggtcagtagttcgagaccagcctggccaacatggtgaaaccccgtctctactaaaaaatacaaaaaataataataataattagccaggcatggtggtgcatgcctgtaatcccagctactcgggaggctgaggcaggagaattgcttgaacccagggggcggaggttacagtgagccaagatcaagccactgcactccagcctgggcgacagagcaagactgtcttaaaagaaaaaaaaagtttgttttttgtttttgttaagttAGCCAAGTGTGGGGACACGTGCCGGTAGTCCCTGCTACAGCTAcgtaggaggttgaggcaggaggatcatttaagcctaTGAGtttgcctctgcactccagccttggcaacagagcaagaccctatctaaaaaattaggcaggcaggGGTTGCAAATTCAGAGGCCAGGCATATAAATAGAACCCTGGTAAAAGGAACAAATAAGGCTGTAGGTTTGGAAAAATGTAAGGAAACCTGGAGCAGCATGCTCTTTCTGAAATCATTTGTATGTTAAAGGTATCTGCAGGCATTTGAGGGTCACCAAGTTTGTGAATATTGTATTAAGAAAGTTatgtggctcatatctgtaatcccggtacttcgggaggctgaaggtgggaggatcacttgagcccaggagtttgagaccagcctgggcaacaaaaggagaacctacctctacaaaaataaaaacattaaccaggtgtggtggtgcatgtctgtggtcccagttacttgggaggctgaggcaggaggatcgcctgagcctgggaggttgaggctatagtgcgCAGttattgtgctactgcactccagcctgcgtgacagagcgagaccctgactcaaactTTACCGCTAGTAAAGTTAACGTCATCTTATGCTGTGCTAatatggggtgggtgggggactcTGCTGCTTTGATTAAACCACACCTGAAGTATTGTGGTTAGTTCTGGGTGCCACTTTTATGAGGGCCACTACTAACTAGAATTTATCCAGAAAAGTATGATGAAGTTAGGATGGGAAATGGAGTTGAAACCATGTGGTCTAAGGTATGATTGAAAGGATAGAGATCTCTTAGCCTGGTAAAAAGATTCATTCATGGCTATCTTCAATATATAAATGCCATATGAGGATATCAGTAGGCTTATTCTCTTAGGTCAGAATCAGTACTGAGTGGGTAGAGTGGTAGGAGGAAGATTTTGAGTCATTAAAAGCGGTCTCAGTTGCACCAAAATAATGTAAGCCTTATTATGAATATCATAGAAAGGTAGGTctcaggctttttgtttttgctttttaaaccaCATCTATTTGTTAAGGTGTCAAGAATTGAGCCGATAACATATTTAAATCACTTTAGAATGGGAGCataaatgtgtgctttcatattcattcagtaaatatttactgagcacctgtcATATGCCAGGTGCTATACTAGCTATTGACGGAGCATACATTCAGACTGAAGAAGTACATTTTGGGGGtgagtgggtgggggtgggggtgtatatgtgtgtgtgtgtgtgggtgtgtccaTGTCCAGGTTCTCTAGCTATAGCAGTGTAAGTGGTTCTTACGTGAACAGCAATACATAGAATATATTAAAGCTTAGGTGTTGGAAAGTTTAAaccagaaatacataaaaatatattattatacacTGTACAATTGACCAGACAACTGACCACAAAATAGATAATAGGGAAAATTAAGACCAACCCAAAATAGGTGATACACTGATAAAGAGGCTCCTTTCCCCAAATTGAGGAAATTCTAGCTGAGTTTGCATGCATGCATTGCAGTATGAGCTTGTTGATCATGCTTTTTGTTAAATATGGAAGTAATATTCTCCATATACTCTGGTAATATGCCAATTTTTGTTAGGAATACAAAATTTGAGtaatctgaatttaaaatatatgacattGTCCATTTTTTGTccttaaaaaccaaaataattccatttttgaGTCAGTTTGAGGCCCATTAGGAAGACTCTTAAGGACCAGTATTTGAGAATCACAAATATAACgcgttttgggtttttgttttttttttttgttttttttttgttttttttagtgacagtcttgccctgtcacccaggctggagtgcagtgatgcagtcttggctcactgcagtctccacctccaaggttcaagcagttcttatgCTTCAGCCTTctaagaagctgggattacagacacactccagcataccaccatgcccggctataatgcattttcttttattttagcttttttttttttttttttttttgggatggaatctcactctgtcgcccaggctggagtgcagtggcactttcttggcttactgcaacctccgcctcctgggttcaggcaattctcctgcctcatcctgggattagaggcgcccagcaccacgcccggctaatttttgtatttttagtagagacagggtttcaaaccatgttggccaggctggtctcgaactccagacctcaagtgatccgcttgtcttggcctcccaaaatgttgggattacaggtgtgagcaaccacacgTGGCCTATAATGCCTTTTTAAAGCACTGGTTGGGAGGTTGGACTAGACAACCTGTAAGTCTCTTCTAGTTCTGAGGGTTTTGTGATTTTTGTGACCTGGGCCTGAAAAGGATAAAAATACTTGTTTGGATAGTGTATTTTATAGTGCTTTCCTTTGAGCAATGGTGTAATATTGTATTTTATGGTGAAGTATGGTTTTTGAAAGCTAAGAAACTTAATTTGGAAGATACTTTTCCTACCAACTAAGTTTAATTTCttgcattttaaatgttaataatttGTTGAGAACATAATACAATGCAAAAGTTAGGACTTTTGTAATTGTTAGGTCTAATTGGTCATTACATTATTATTGACCAgtttttttaatggaaactttCTTAAAAACTCTTGCATTGGGAAATTTTAGGGAAATCACTTTATCAAAACTTGGAGATAGTCATTATCATTAAGGGGTCTTCATATACTTCATACCCCCCGTTAGAGGATGGAATGCAGAACTCACTATACCCTGTCTGCATAGAAGAGGGAAGAAACTCAATCCCAAAGTATTGTTGGTTATATATGATatccactatttttatttttccttttagtgaGATCACGTACTATAGGTGAACTTTTAGCTCCTGCAGCTCCTTTTGACAAGAAATGTGGTCGTGAAAATTGGACTGTTGCTTTCGCTCCAGATGGTTCATACTTTGCTTGGTCACAAGGACATCGCACAGTAAAGCTTGTTCCGTGGTCCCAGTGCCTTCAGAACTTGTAAGActgtttcttttctgtattttgtatcTGTTTGTGGAATTTACCATTTTCTCTCAGTGTAgggtaataaaaacattttgataGTTAAGTTTTACTTTATAGATGATGTCGTGAGTTTTAATCATGGGCTGAATATATTTATTGGAAATTTTGTGTAAAGAATTCtttgggccgggcacggcggcccaggcctgtaatcccagcactttgggaggccaaggcaggcagatcacttgaggtcaggagtttgataccagcctggccaacatagtgaaaccccatctctactgaaaatacaagaactagctgggcgtggtgtgacacacctgtagtcccagctactcgagaggctaaggcagaagaattgcttgaacccaggagccggaggttgtagtgagtcgagatagcaccactgcactccagcctgggtggcagagccaaattctgtctcaaaaaaaaaaaaaaaaaaaaaaaaaaaagcattgtctGGTCTTATTTATACATTAAGTTTTTCTGTATGTTAAAAGTCAGATTGTGTCTaacaagtgtatatatatatatattgttgtgCCAGAGCAGGTGACTTCTGTGATGTGAAGCTTTTTGGATTCactttggattttacattttgttGGATAATCCTGGTGCatagtagtagagacaggggtttcaccatgttggccaggctggtctggaactcctgacttcaggtgatcgactctccttagcctcccaaagtgctaggattacaggcgtgagccaccgagcctggccctttgttgttgttgttgtttttgtttttaatggacttatagtccctctgtttggggtaaattgagtttggatgtttgttgaaagtttttctaaaatgtatcGTATGCTATATTGGATCTTTCCCTGCTTTTTTTGTATCTAGCAGACCTTCATGGTTATAGTCGCTAATGTTCTCATTACATATAACTTGAGGTCTGGAACCTATGAGAAACTGATCATTATggtttgaggattttttttcccctttaaggCAATTTTCTGGTATCAGCTTGACCATATCTTAAGTtactggggttttttgtttgtttgttttttgcttatttatacTTGTGTTTTTAGGTTGAAGGAGCACCAGTTGATTCGGTGGTTTTGAGGAAAATTTGGGAGGCAAATAAGTTATAATATAAATTGCTTTATTGTTGAACTTATACTCAGTCACTGAGAATTTCTATTAATGTCCTTCTCTCGTAGTTCAAATATCAACCTCTCCCTTCCTATCTATAGGATTCTATTGTTATTTGGTGTCATTATAATAATATAGAGGttattttaacaaacatttgtaATTATTCAATGTCCAGAGGAGTCCAGAGTGAATAATAATACAATTTCCATCTGACTTCCCCCACCCCAGTCTCTTGCATGGCACCAAGAATGTTACCAATTCAAGCAGTTTAAGATTGCCAAGACAAAATAGTGATGGTGGTCAGAAAAATAAGCCTCGTGAACATATTATAGACTGTGGAGATATAGTCTGGAGTCTTGCTTTTGGGTCGTCAGTTCCAGAAAAACAGAGTCGCTGTGTAAATATAGAATGGCATCGCTTCAGATTTGGACAAGATCAGCTACTTCTTGCTACAGGGTTGAACAATGGACGTATCAAAATATGGGATGTATATACAGGTATGGATTCATAGTTTTTAaagcaaatgtattattttatgatGCAGGGCGCTACTCATAGGCACTGGAATTGGGATTTGAGGATTTCAGCTTACTGGAAAGCAAGAATTGATGGCATaggtgtgtctttataatagaccTGAATATCACCTCCTTCAGCTCATGATTTTAATTTAGGAAAATGATAGAGTTCATATTGCTTCATCACTCTTTAGAGAGTATTATAGTAGGAAAGGAT containing:
- the WSB1 gene encoding WD repeat and SOCS box-containing protein 1, whose amino-acid sequence is MASFPPRVNEKEIVRSRTIGELLAPAAPFDKKCGRENWTVAFAPDGSYFAWSQGHRTVKLVPWSQCLQNFLLHGTKNVTNSSSLRLPRQNSDGGQKNKPREHIIDCGDIVWSLAFGSSVPEKQSRCVNIEWHRFRFGQDQLLLATGLNNGRIKIWDVYTGKLLLNLVDHTEVVRDLTFAPDGSLILVSASRDKTLRVWDLKDDGNMMKVLRGHQNWVYSCAFSPDSSMLCSVGASKAVVAAILV